One Phocaeicola dorei genomic region harbors:
- a CDS encoding helix-turn-helix domain-containing protein — protein sequence MDKILNLDSVDQYNSLYGLETLNPLVSVIDLNKATRQMDYVHWNYGVYALYLKLEKACDIKYGRRSYDYQEGTVVCFAPGQTTETTLTTDRVQLNVLGILFHPDLLRGTTLGKTIKKYTFFSYEVSEALHLSEDERNIMTDCLKIIRMELERGVDKHSKTLLVNYIELLLNYCMRFYERQFATRSHSNRDVLTRFEGLLDDYFEGELAERDGLPTVKYFADKLCLSSNYFGDMFKKETGKTPQEYIQEKVIELAKERMSDRRETVSRVAYSLGFQYPQHFCRLFKKRVGCTPNEYRTQNLPL from the coding sequence ATGGATAAAATATTAAATTTAGACAGTGTGGACCAATATAACAGTCTATACGGACTTGAAACACTGAATCCGTTGGTCAGTGTCATTGATTTGAACAAGGCTACCCGGCAGATGGACTATGTGCACTGGAACTATGGTGTTTATGCACTTTATCTGAAATTGGAGAAAGCTTGTGATATCAAGTACGGGCGTCGGAGTTATGACTATCAGGAAGGAACCGTAGTATGTTTTGCTCCGGGACAAACAACGGAAACCACATTGACCACCGACCGTGTGCAGTTGAATGTGCTTGGAATTCTTTTTCATCCGGATTTGTTACGGGGGACTACGCTTGGAAAAACAATAAAGAAATATACTTTCTTTTCGTATGAAGTGAGCGAGGCGCTGCACCTTTCGGAAGATGAGCGCAATATTATGACAGATTGCCTGAAGATTATCCGTATGGAACTGGAACGGGGGGTGGACAAGCATAGTAAGACCTTGCTGGTAAACTATATAGAACTGCTTCTTAATTACTGTATGCGTTTTTATGAACGTCAGTTCGCCACCCGCAGTCATTCGAACCGTGATGTGTTGACACGCTTTGAAGGGTTGCTTGACGATTATTTTGAGGGCGAACTTGCCGAGCGTGACGGATTGCCTACCGTGAAATACTTTGCTGACAAACTGTGCCTTTCATCCAACTACTTCGGGGATATGTTCAAGAAGGAAACCGGCAAGACCCCACAGGAATATATTCAGGAAAAAGTGATAGAACTGGCGAAAGAACGGATGTCCGACAGGAGAGAAACCGTCAGCAGGGTAGCTTATTCACTGGGATTTCAATATCCGCAGCATTTCTGCCGGTTGTTCAAGAAGCGTGTGGGCTGTACACCGAATGAATATCGTACACAAAACCTTCCTTTATAG
- the cbiD gene encoding cobalt-precorrin-5B (C(1))-methyltransferase CbiD, producing MILILGGTTEGRTAVKVADEAGKPYFYSTKGEWQEIQCKHGIRITGGMNTEKMESFCRQNDIRLLVDAAHPFASQLHRTVDETSRTLHLPVIRFERKYPPRTENIIWCEDYTDAIYQLEKAGTDHLLALTGVQTIGKLRPYWEKHTCWFRVLERETSITLAQEQGFPKGNLVFYHAGESEALLLETLHPQAILTKESGESGGFSEKVKAAQAAKIPVFAIKRPPLPRHFMIVTGEYGLRKQIEKNIPAFYPLRSGYTTGACATAAAKAALTALILGEEQKMISFRLPDDEEMTLPVSHTEIEKNSATCTVVKDAGDDPDVTHGASIVVTVSFSNHPDIRFLQGEGVGRVTLPGLGLEIGEPAINRIPRQMIMKELSALYDKGLDITISVPGGKELAQRTFNPKLGIVDGISIIGTSGIVRPFSSEAFVEAIRREVEVCVAVGSSRLIINSGAKSERFVKKEYPGLPAQAFVHYGNFIGETLKIAAKLKVPLVTLGIMIGKAVKLAEGNLDTHSKKVVMNKEFLKQVAMEAGCSPDVESMIERLTLARELWTLLSEEDCGKFFPCLLEHCFAHCVPLLPEGKLTILLIDEEGNIPFRIQ from the coding sequence ATGATACTGATTTTAGGAGGAACCACCGAAGGACGCACCGCCGTGAAAGTTGCCGATGAAGCCGGAAAGCCCTACTTCTACTCTACCAAAGGAGAATGGCAGGAGATACAATGCAAGCACGGCATCCGTATCACCGGAGGAATGAACACGGAGAAAATGGAAAGTTTCTGCCGCCAAAACGACATCCGTTTATTGGTGGATGCTGCCCACCCGTTTGCCTCCCAACTCCACCGGACTGTGGATGAAACAAGCCGGACACTACATCTTCCTGTCATACGTTTTGAAAGGAAGTATCCTCCACGCACCGAAAACATCATCTGGTGTGAAGACTATACAGATGCCATTTACCAGTTAGAGAAAGCAGGAACCGATCATCTGCTGGCACTGACCGGAGTACAGACCATCGGGAAGTTACGCCCTTATTGGGAGAAACATACCTGTTGGTTCCGCGTACTGGAACGGGAAACTTCCATCACATTAGCCCAAGAACAAGGCTTCCCGAAAGGAAATCTGGTATTCTATCATGCCGGAGAATCCGAAGCTCTTTTATTAGAGACACTACATCCACAAGCCATTCTGACCAAGGAAAGCGGAGAATCCGGAGGATTTTCGGAGAAAGTGAAAGCGGCACAGGCTGCAAAAATCCCGGTCTTTGCTATAAAACGCCCTCCCCTTCCCCGGCATTTCATGATCGTTACCGGTGAATATGGATTGAGAAAACAGATAGAAAAGAACATCCCTGCTTTTTACCCGTTGAGAAGCGGCTATACCACAGGGGCCTGCGCTACTGCAGCTGCAAAAGCAGCATTGACGGCTCTGATTTTAGGGGAAGAACAGAAAATGATATCCTTCCGCCTTCCCGATGACGAGGAAATGACCTTACCGGTATCCCATACAGAAATAGAAAAGAACAGTGCCACCTGCACCGTTGTTAAAGATGCGGGAGATGATCCGGATGTCACTCACGGCGCATCCATTGTGGTAACGGTAAGTTTTAGCAATCACCCGGACATCCGTTTCCTGCAAGGTGAAGGAGTGGGACGAGTCACCCTTCCGGGGCTGGGATTGGAAATCGGGGAACCCGCCATCAATCGCATCCCCCGACAAATGATAATGAAAGAATTATCGGCGCTTTATGATAAAGGGCTGGATATTACCATTTCCGTTCCCGGAGGAAAAGAGTTGGCACAACGTACTTTCAATCCTAAACTAGGAATTGTGGATGGCATTTCCATAATTGGAACTTCGGGCATTGTCCGTCCTTTTTCTTCAGAAGCTTTTGTCGAGGCTATCCGCAGGGAAGTGGAGGTTTGTGTGGCTGTGGGCTCATCCAGACTCATCATTAATTCGGGAGCAAAAAGCGAACGTTTTGTGAAGAAGGAGTATCCGGGGTTACCTGCTCAGGCTTTTGTACATTATGGAAATTTTATCGGGGAGACACTCAAGATAGCTGCCAAGCTTAAGGTTCCATTGGTTACTTTAGGCATTATGATAGGCAAAGCGGTGAAACTGGCCGAAGGAAATCTGGACACACATAGTAAGAAAGTAGTGATGAATAAAGAATTCCTAAAACAAGTGGCAATGGAAGCCGGATGCTCTCCGGATGTTGAAAGCATGATAGAAAGGTTGACATTAGCCCGTGAATTATGGACATTGCTGTCTGAAGAAGACTGCGGAAAGTTCTTTCCGTGTTTGTTGGAACATTGTTTTGCACATTGCGTCCCCTTGTTGCCCGAAGGAAAATTAACAATCCTCTTGATTGATGAAGAAGGGAATATTCCTTTCAGGATACAATAA
- the cobM gene encoding precorrin-4 C(11)-methyltransferase: MKAIILISEASLPLAKTLQRELPDTLIYTKNECEGCISITSCHRFIEEHFNDFDSIIFIGAMGICVRSIAGCIKNKYKDPAVVCVDSTGRFVISVLSGHVGGANELTRHIAAITGGEAVITTQSDNAGLWALDTLAEKYDWKITVPHAEMNRLVTLFVNREPTVLLLDIKDKGTEYLERTLPAHVKVFYHFEDIPQSEFKLIIAVTPYIYSAEIPMLCFHPAVLHLGIGCRKQCDPSGIAEYIEAVMHRQGLCPFSLASLNTIELKKDEPLLEILHRRWADTETHIYPAEELKDITVPHPSEKAFEVTGVYGVAESTALKSSGEGTLVLEKQKGMLTEGNHFTFAIAISATAMRGGHIEIVGAGPGDPELISVRGKRMLEKADLVLYAGSLVPRELTFYAKEGATVRSSASMDLEEQFALMKKFYDKGLFIVRLHTGDPCIYGAIQEQMAFFDRYKMSYHITPGISSFQAAAAALRSQFTIPEKVQSIILTRGEGRTPMPKKEQLHKLAQSQSTMCIYLSAGIVEQVQEELMQAYPPETPVAACYKLTWKEEKIYRGELKDLAKIVRDNNLTQTTLLVVGEAIDNRKGLSRLYAHEFKHLFRK, translated from the coding sequence ATGAAAGCAATCATACTGATATCAGAAGCCAGCCTGCCGTTGGCAAAAACACTACAAAGAGAGTTGCCGGATACCCTTATTTATACCAAAAACGAATGCGAAGGCTGTATTTCCATCACATCCTGCCATCGGTTCATAGAGGAGCATTTCAATGACTTCGACAGCATCATCTTTATTGGTGCCATGGGAATCTGTGTACGCAGCATTGCAGGATGCATAAAAAACAAATATAAAGATCCGGCAGTGGTCTGTGTGGACAGTACAGGGCGCTTTGTCATTTCAGTACTTTCCGGGCATGTGGGGGGAGCCAATGAACTGACCCGCCATATTGCCGCCATTACAGGAGGAGAAGCTGTGATTACCACCCAAAGTGACAATGCCGGGTTATGGGCACTGGATACGCTAGCTGAAAAATATGACTGGAAAATAACTGTTCCTCATGCAGAAATGAACAGACTGGTCACACTTTTTGTCAACCGGGAACCAACGGTGCTGCTGCTCGATATAAAGGATAAAGGTACGGAGTATCTGGAACGCACACTTCCCGCACACGTAAAAGTGTTCTATCATTTCGAAGACATACCCCAATCGGAATTCAAGTTGATTATTGCTGTTACACCTTATATATATAGTGCGGAGATTCCCATGCTCTGCTTCCATCCCGCTGTCCTCCACTTGGGAATAGGTTGCCGGAAACAATGCGATCCTTCGGGCATTGCGGAATACATAGAAGCCGTGATGCACAGACAAGGTTTGTGTCCGTTCTCTCTCGCCTCCCTCAATACCATCGAACTGAAAAAAGACGAGCCTCTGCTGGAAATCCTCCACCGGCGATGGGCCGATACGGAAACCCATATTTATCCTGCGGAAGAACTGAAAGATATCACAGTCCCCCATCCGTCTGAAAAGGCATTCGAAGTGACAGGCGTCTATGGAGTGGCCGAAAGCACAGCCTTGAAAAGCAGCGGTGAAGGAACACTTGTATTGGAAAAACAAAAGGGCATGCTGACAGAAGGAAATCACTTCACTTTTGCCATAGCCATCAGTGCGACAGCCATGCGTGGCGGACATATAGAGATCGTGGGTGCAGGTCCCGGTGATCCCGAACTGATTTCGGTACGCGGAAAACGAATGTTGGAGAAAGCGGACCTTGTTCTGTATGCCGGAAGTCTTGTTCCCCGCGAATTGACCTTTTATGCTAAAGAAGGAGCGACTGTACGCAGTTCCGCCAGTATGGATTTGGAGGAACAGTTCGCCTTGATGAAAAAGTTTTATGATAAAGGATTGTTTATTGTACGCTTGCACACGGGAGACCCTTGCATTTATGGAGCCATCCAGGAACAAATGGCTTTCTTCGACCGCTACAAGATGAGTTATCATATCACTCCGGGGATCTCCTCGTTCCAAGCGGCTGCGGCAGCATTGAGGTCACAGTTTACCATCCCTGAAAAAGTACAAAGTATAATCCTCACCCGTGGGGAAGGCCGTACTCCGATGCCCAAAAAAGAACAATTACATAAATTGGCGCAATCGCAAAGTACAATGTGCATTTATTTAAGTGCGGGCATTGTGGAACAGGTACAGGAAGAGCTGATGCAGGCATACCCTCCCGAAACTCCGGTTGCCGCCTGTTATAAGCTGACTTGGAAAGAAGAAAAGATTTATCGCGGAGAGTTGAAGGATTTGGCTAAGATAGTACGTGACAATAACCTGACGCAGACTACCTTATTGGTAGTAGGCGAAGCAATAGACAACCGGAAAGGTCTGTCCCGGCTCTATGCGCACGAGTTCAAACACTTGTTCAGAAAGTAA
- a CDS encoding ABC transporter ATP-binding protein encodes MNQETIHIRKLTTGYPGKGGTKIVAKDIDATIRSGELTCLLGANGVGKSTLLRTLSAFQPAVGGEIEIMGKKLTDYTDKQLATVIGVVLTEKCSLRNMTVEELVGMGRSPYTGFWGNLSKEDKKTVNDAIALVRIEDLKYRMVHTLSDGERQKVMIAKALAQETPVIFLDEPTAFLDFPSKVEIMQLLHHLSRSTNKTIFLSTHDLELALQIADKIWLMDKANGVTIGTPEDLSIDGCLSNFFSRKGIVFDMETGLFRIDNEFEKEVRLVGHGNKYAMVRKALQRNGILASRRVESDFYIETGDMTTNGYIIHPVAGRTIKVDTIEELLEQVTAILASV; translated from the coding sequence ATGAATCAAGAAACTATACATATTCGGAAACTGACTACCGGTTACCCCGGTAAGGGGGGGACCAAGATTGTAGCGAAGGACATTGATGCTACTATCCGCAGTGGGGAACTGACTTGTCTTTTGGGTGCGAATGGAGTAGGGAAATCTACTTTATTGCGTACTTTGTCTGCCTTTCAGCCGGCTGTAGGAGGAGAGATAGAAATAATGGGAAAGAAACTGACGGATTACACCGATAAACAGTTGGCGACAGTTATCGGAGTGGTATTGACCGAAAAATGCAGCCTGCGGAACATGACCGTAGAAGAACTGGTGGGTATGGGGCGCAGTCCTTATACCGGTTTCTGGGGAAATTTAAGCAAGGAGGACAAGAAAACAGTAAACGATGCCATTGCGTTGGTAAGGATTGAGGATTTGAAATACCGGATGGTACATACTTTGAGTGACGGTGAGCGTCAGAAAGTAATGATCGCAAAGGCGTTGGCACAGGAAACCCCGGTGATTTTTCTGGATGAGCCGACTGCTTTTCTTGATTTCCCCAGTAAAGTGGAGATTATGCAATTGCTTCATCATTTGTCACGTTCTACCAACAAGACGATTTTTCTTTCCACCCATGATTTAGAGTTAGCTTTGCAGATTGCTGATAAGATTTGGCTGATGGATAAAGCCAATGGAGTGACTATAGGAACTCCTGAAGATCTTTCCATAGACGGATGCCTGAGTAATTTTTTCTCTCGTAAGGGTATTGTTTTTGATATGGAAACCGGACTGTTCCGCATTGACAATGAGTTTGAAAAAGAAGTCCGTCTGGTGGGACATGGGAATAAGTATGCGATGGTACGGAAAGCTTTGCAGCGGAATGGTATTCTGGCAAGCCGGCGTGTTGAGTCCGATTTTTATATTGAAACGGGAGATATGACTACCAATGGATATATTATCCACCCGGTAGCCGGGAGGACGATAAAGGTAGATACCATAGAGGAATTGTTAGAACAAGTCACTGCTATATTAGCTTCCGTTTAG
- a CDS encoding bifunctional cobalt-precorrin-7 (C(5))-methyltransferase/cobalt-precorrin-6B (C(15))-methyltransferase: MQTFYIIGISDDRNQFLSPEIRNLVSQGKVFSGGKRHHELVHAYLPEDAVWIDITVPLDAVFSRYEEHPEIIVFASGDPLFFGFANTVMRKLPSAKIILFPTFNSLQMLAHRILLPYQEMQTLSLTGRPWDAFDSALIRGDKLIGVLTDREKTPATIAARMLEYGYDNYRMTVGEALGNGEEESVRTFSLEEASQSAFRFPNCLILQRNKVHPRPFGIPESEFHLLNGRNKMITKMPVRLLTLSMLTLREKKSFWDIGFCTGSVSIEAKLQFPELKVTAFEQRTEGKELMERNSRKFGTPGITTVMGDFLETELGGLPAPDAVFIGGHGGKMIEILQKIKEVLLPDGVIVFNSVSEESKALFTKGITQINKKVTQCTRIAVDTFNPIEIMRAE, from the coding sequence ATGCAAACATTCTATATAATAGGTATAAGCGATGACCGGAATCAATTTCTTTCTCCTGAAATCCGGAACTTGGTTTCTCAAGGGAAAGTCTTCTCGGGAGGAAAACGTCATCATGAATTGGTACACGCTTATTTGCCGGAAGATGCCGTATGGATAGACATCACCGTCCCGCTGGATGCGGTATTCTCCCGTTACGAGGAACATCCCGAAATAATTGTTTTCGCTTCAGGCGACCCGTTGTTTTTCGGCTTCGCCAATACCGTCATGAGAAAACTCCCGTCGGCAAAGATTATCTTATTCCCCACCTTCAACTCGCTGCAAATGCTGGCACACCGTATATTGCTCCCCTATCAGGAGATGCAGACCTTGTCGCTGACCGGACGTCCTTGGGATGCATTCGACTCTGCTTTAATCAGAGGAGATAAACTGATAGGCGTGTTGACCGACCGGGAAAAGACACCTGCCACCATTGCCGCCCGGATGCTGGAGTATGGATATGACAACTACCGCATGACCGTGGGGGAAGCATTAGGCAATGGCGAGGAAGAATCTGTACGTACATTCTCTTTAGAGGAAGCCTCCCAATCTGCTTTCCGCTTTCCCAATTGCCTGATACTGCAAAGAAACAAGGTGCATCCCCGTCCGTTCGGAATTCCCGAAAGTGAATTTCATTTGTTGAACGGACGCAACAAAATGATTACCAAAATGCCTGTCCGCTTGCTTACTCTCAGTATGCTGACATTAAGGGAAAAGAAATCATTCTGGGACATCGGTTTCTGCACCGGTTCCGTTTCCATAGAAGCCAAACTCCAATTTCCGGAGCTGAAAGTGACAGCATTCGAACAGCGTACGGAAGGTAAAGAGTTAATGGAACGCAACAGTCGTAAATTCGGCACGCCCGGCATTACAACCGTCATGGGTGATTTTCTGGAAACGGAACTCGGCGGGCTTCCCGCCCCCGATGCCGTATTTATAGGTGGTCATGGAGGAAAAATGATAGAGATTCTACAAAAAATCAAAGAAGTGCTGTTGCCTGACGGAGTCATTGTATTCAATTCGGTTTCGGAAGAGAGCAAGGCCCTGTTCACAAAAGGTATAACACAAATCAACAAGAAGGTAACACAGTGTACCCGTATTGCTGTGGATACCTTTAATCCGATAGAGATAATGAGAGCGGAATAA
- a CDS encoding flavodoxin, with protein sequence MKRLGLFMTVIMILCITVNAQKQSNRTLVAYFSATGTTEKAAKQVAEVTGGALYEIQPAKKYTSADLDWHDKSSRSSVEMADALSRPALRSQPKNLATYDTIYIGFPIWWNLAPRIINSFIEKGDFTGKILIPFATSGGSRISNAEQELKKAYPNLNWQKGRLMNGATKEEIKQWTKK encoded by the coding sequence ATGAAAAGACTCGGATTATTTATGACGGTAATCATGATACTGTGTATTACCGTAAACGCACAGAAACAGAGCAACAGAACATTAGTAGCTTACTTCTCGGCAACAGGTACAACAGAGAAAGCTGCCAAACAGGTAGCGGAGGTGACAGGCGGAGCCCTCTACGAAATACAACCTGCAAAGAAATATACCTCCGCCGACCTGGACTGGCACGACAAATCCTCGCGCAGCAGTGTGGAAATGGCAGACGCCCTGTCACGTCCCGCATTGCGTTCCCAGCCCAAAAACTTGGCAACCTATGATACCATCTATATCGGTTTCCCCATTTGGTGGAACCTGGCTCCAAGAATCATCAACAGTTTTATAGAAAAAGGTGATTTCACAGGCAAGATCCTCATTCCATTCGCTACCTCGGGTGGAAGCCGCATTTCTAACGCCGAACAAGAATTAAAGAAAGCCTATCCCAACCTGAACTGGCAGAAAGGCAGGCTGATGAACGGTGCTACCAAAGAAGAGATTAAACAATGGACTAAAAAATAA
- the cobJ gene encoding precorrin-3B C(17)-methyltransferase, whose amino-acid sequence MKKAQLIVAGIGPGSPEDMTPAVIQAVKNSDVVIGYKYYFQFIKPYLEPGTECIDTGMKREKARAEQAFELAEQGKTVCVISSGDAGIYGMAPLVYEMKRERGSRVEIEVLPGISAFQKAASLLGAPIGHDFCVISLSDLMTPWDRIEKRIHAAATADFVTAVYNPKSEGRYWQLYRLKEIFLKEREAETPVGFVRQAGRKEETVTITTLQEFDPEQVDMFTVVLIGNSQSYYREWKLITPRGYYREKTTDATGIGQEIMINSFRTIEKELKNKNIPSDHKWALLHAIHTTADFEMENILHVDPLAVECLYKILNEGKVRTIITDVTMAAAGIRKGALERMGIGVKCYLGDERAAALAKEKGITRTQAGIRMAAEEHPEALYVFGNAPTALMELCDLIRKEKAHPCGIIAAPVGFVHVCESKHMVKPFSHIPKLIVEGRKGGSNLAATLVNAILTFDDAEQLKPGRDV is encoded by the coding sequence ATGAAAAAGGCCCAATTAATCGTAGCCGGCATTGGTCCCGGCTCACCTGAAGATATGACTCCCGCTGTAATACAAGCAGTAAAAAACAGCGATGTAGTAATCGGCTATAAATACTATTTCCAGTTTATCAAGCCCTACCTGGAACCGGGCACCGAATGTATAGACACCGGAATGAAACGTGAAAAAGCACGTGCCGAACAGGCTTTCGAGCTGGCGGAACAAGGAAAGACTGTATGCGTTATCAGCTCGGGAGATGCCGGAATTTATGGCATGGCTCCGCTGGTTTACGAAATGAAACGCGAGCGTGGCAGCCGGGTAGAAATAGAAGTATTGCCGGGTATCAGTGCTTTTCAGAAAGCGGCTTCCCTGTTAGGAGCACCCATCGGTCACGATTTCTGTGTGATTTCTCTCTCCGACCTCATGACGCCATGGGACCGGATTGAAAAACGCATCCATGCAGCCGCAACGGCAGATTTCGTAACGGCAGTCTATAATCCCAAAAGCGAAGGGCGGTATTGGCAACTCTACAGATTAAAAGAAATTTTTCTGAAAGAGCGTGAAGCCGAAACCCCGGTAGGCTTTGTGCGTCAGGCCGGACGTAAGGAAGAAACTGTGACAATCACCACTTTGCAAGAATTCGATCCCGAACAGGTGGATATGTTTACAGTGGTATTGATTGGCAACTCCCAGTCTTATTATCGGGAATGGAAATTAATCACTCCGCGTGGTTATTACCGGGAAAAGACCACCGATGCGACAGGAATCGGTCAGGAAATTATGATAAACAGTTTCCGTACTATTGAGAAAGAATTGAAAAATAAAAATATTCCTTCGGATCACAAATGGGCGTTACTGCATGCCATCCATACCACAGCCGATTTCGAGATGGAAAACATATTGCATGTAGATCCTCTTGCCGTAGAATGTCTGTATAAAATATTGAATGAAGGAAAAGTACGTACAATTATTACGGATGTGACGATGGCTGCCGCGGGCATCCGTAAAGGTGCTTTGGAACGGATGGGCATCGGGGTGAAATGCTATCTGGGTGACGAACGCGCGGCAGCATTGGCAAAAGAAAAAGGAATCACCCGTACACAGGCCGGTATACGTATGGCAGCAGAGGAACATCCGGAAGCTTTATATGTATTCGGTAATGCCCCTACAGCATTGATGGAACTGTGTGACCTGATACGGAAAGAAAAAGCGCATCCATGCGGTATCATCGCTGCTCCGGTGGGCTTTGTGCACGTTTGCGAAAGCAAACACATGGTGAAACCTTTCAGCCACATCCCCAAACTGATAGTAGAAGGACGCAAAGGGGGAAGCAATCTGGCAGCGACTCTGGTAAATGCCATCCTTACTTTTGATGATGCGGAACAACTGAAACCGGGAAGAGATGTATAA
- a CDS encoding helix-turn-helix domain-containing protein — MLDLRTVYECNRCLGCKTLHPQVSIINLENPSLEEDAVKFEFYAVLLIEDCPSGCCCCGRKYYDYSNATMVFLTPGEIFRMSKENTLPDKGYLLAFHPDLLFRTSLKNHIKNYTFFHYRKEEALHLSRRETEKVTCCLSNIEDELHHPIDTHSSIILSRHIELLLDYCTRYYERQFITRENKNKALLENMERLFVEYIASGRLQGGKLPTSGYMAGELDLSVAYFNDLLRFETGKTLEEYFQLKRLDIARHMLLQDGHTPAAVARKLGYPNVQCFSVLFKKITGVAPSDYRLSQN; from the coding sequence ATGTTGGACTTGAGGACTGTATATGAATGTAATCGCTGTCTGGGTTGCAAGACATTGCATCCGCAGGTGAGCATCATCAATCTGGAGAATCCTTCATTGGAAGAGGATGCGGTGAAATTTGAATTCTATGCTGTCTTGCTGATTGAGGATTGTCCGAGCGGTTGTTGCTGCTGCGGACGGAAATATTATGATTACTCCAATGCTACCATGGTGTTTCTCACTCCCGGCGAGATCTTTCGTATGAGTAAGGAGAATACGTTGCCGGATAAAGGATATCTTTTGGCATTTCATCCTGACCTGTTGTTCCGCACCTCACTGAAGAATCATATTAAAAATTATACCTTTTTCCATTATCGCAAGGAAGAAGCGCTGCATCTTTCACGGCGTGAGACAGAGAAAGTGACGTGTTGCCTCTCGAATATAGAGGATGAGTTGCATCATCCCATTGATACTCATAGCAGTATTATTCTTTCCCGGCATATAGAACTTCTGTTGGATTATTGCACCCGGTATTATGAACGTCAGTTTATTACCCGTGAGAATAAGAACAAGGCTCTTTTGGAAAACATGGAACGTTTGTTTGTGGAATATATCGCATCCGGAAGATTGCAGGGCGGCAAGTTGCCCACATCCGGCTATATGGCGGGAGAGCTTGATTTGTCTGTCGCTTACTTCAATGATCTGCTGAGATTTGAAACCGGCAAGACTTTGGAGGAATATTTTCAACTGAAGCGGCTGGATATAGCCAGGCACATGTTGTTGCAGGACGGTCATACGCCTGCTGCTGTGGCACGGAAGTTAGGCTATCCTAATGTGCAGTGCTTCAGTGTGCTTTTCAAGAAAATAACAGGTGTCGCCCCCAGTGATTACCGGCTCTCGCAGAATTGA
- a CDS encoding flavin reductase family protein codes for MRKNLGAKPFTYPQPVFIIAAYDENGIPNAMNAAWGGISEMNEISICISEGHKTTANILKRKAFTVSMAEAGQIIACDYVGIVSGNKVPDKFARAGFHATRSEFVDAPLIDELSVAVECKLKDYNPETCILRGEIVNVSVDERALDKNGKVDASKVIPVIFDPFNNDYLKVGEKVGNAFSDGKALK; via the coding sequence ATGAGAAAGAATTTAGGAGCAAAACCTTTTACCTATCCGCAACCGGTATTTATCATCGCCGCATACGATGAAAACGGTATTCCCAATGCCATGAATGCGGCTTGGGGCGGTATCAGTGAAATGAATGAAATCAGTATTTGTATCAGTGAAGGTCACAAGACAACGGCCAACATTCTGAAACGCAAAGCATTCACAGTGAGCATGGCAGAAGCCGGGCAAATCATCGCTTGCGATTATGTAGGCATTGTTTCGGGCAACAAGGTTCCGGACAAATTCGCCCGTGCGGGATTCCATGCCACCCGGTCGGAGTTTGTGGATGCCCCGCTGATTGATGAATTATCCGTAGCTGTGGAATGCAAGCTGAAGGATTACAATCCCGAAACCTGTATCCTGCGCGGCGAAATAGTCAATGTAAGTGTAGATGAACGTGCACTGGATAAGAATGGAAAAGTGGATGCCTCCAAAGTTATTCCCGTCATCTTCGACCCGTTCAATAATGATTATCTGAAAGTAGGAGAAAAAGTGGGTAATGCTTTCTCGGATGGCAAGGCCTTAAAATAA